In one window of Tenacibaculum mesophilum DNA:
- a CDS encoding ParB/RepB/Spo0J family partition protein, giving the protein MAKATKKQALGRGLSALLKETAEVNSAEDKNADKLVGNIIEIDINSIDVNPYQPRTYFDEEALRELASSIKELGVIQPITVRKLSSDKFQLVSGERRFRASKLIGNKTVPAYIRLANDQEMLEMALVENIQRKNLDPIEVALSYQRLIDEIQLTQEELSTRVGKKRSTVTNYLRLLKLDPIIQTGMRDGFISMGHGRALINVDSNSDQLNIYEKIVRDKLSVRQTEELVKNLKAGKVAKTAKKKALPNYISESVKDISDYFGHKIDVTVNNRGKGKISIPFHSEEDFNRIKNLLK; this is encoded by the coding sequence ATGGCAAAAGCAACAAAAAAACAAGCTTTAGGTAGAGGTTTATCAGCATTATTAAAGGAAACTGCAGAAGTAAATTCGGCAGAAGATAAAAATGCAGATAAGTTAGTTGGAAATATTATTGAAATTGATATCAACTCAATAGATGTAAACCCTTACCAACCTAGGACTTATTTTGATGAAGAAGCGTTGCGCGAATTAGCTAGTTCTATTAAAGAATTAGGAGTAATTCAGCCTATTACTGTACGTAAACTATCAAGCGATAAGTTTCAATTAGTTTCTGGAGAGCGTCGTTTTAGAGCTTCTAAACTTATTGGAAACAAAACCGTTCCTGCTTACATTCGTTTAGCAAACGATCAGGAAATGTTAGAAATGGCGTTGGTAGAAAATATTCAACGTAAAAACTTAGACCCAATTGAAGTTGCTCTTTCTTATCAACGTTTAATTGATGAAATTCAACTTACTCAAGAAGAACTAAGTACCCGTGTTGGTAAAAAGCGTTCTACAGTTACTAACTACTTACGTTTACTTAAGCTAGATCCTATTATTCAAACAGGAATGCGTGATGGTTTTATTTCAATGGGACACGGTCGTGCATTGATCAATGTTGATAGTAACTCTGATCAATTAAACATTTATGAGAAAATTGTTCGTGATAAACTATCAGTACGTCAAACTGAAGAACTTGTAAAGAACCTAAAAGCTGGTAAGGTTGCTAAAACAGCCAAAAAGAAAGCTTTACCTAATTATATTTCTGAAAGTGTTAAGGATATTAGCGACTATTTTGGACATAAAATTGACGTTACAGTGAACAATCGTGGAAAAGGTAAAATCTCTATTCCTTTTCATTCTGAAGAAGATTTTAACCGTATTAAAAACTTACTAAAGTAA
- a CDS encoding DUF5683 domain-containing protein: MNVRIIIFAFFSLFLFQNTFAQKDSIAVRAKQLQLTSDKYNPLSPSKAAFYSAIFPGGGQIYNGKYWKAPIVWAAIGASAYFYIDNSDQYDRYRTAFKLRNQGLSDEFNGKDGNPFISTPGLESAQKTLRKNRDLSLLTGVLLYVLQIVEASVNAHLLQFDTDDSLSVKPVITPDPLFIEAPKVGLTLKYSF; this comes from the coding sequence TTGAACGTACGTATAATCATATTCGCTTTTTTTAGTCTTTTTTTGTTTCAAAATACTTTTGCTCAAAAAGATTCTATTGCCGTTAGGGCAAAACAACTTCAGTTAACAAGTGACAAATACAATCCTTTGTCACCTTCAAAAGCTGCCTTTTACTCAGCTATTTTCCCCGGAGGCGGGCAAATTTATAATGGAAAATATTGGAAAGCCCCAATAGTATGGGCTGCAATAGGTGCTAGTGCATATTTTTATATTGATAATAGTGATCAGTATGATCGATACCGAACAGCTTTTAAGCTAAGAAACCAAGGGTTATCTGATGAATTCAATGGTAAGGACGGAAACCCATTTATTTCAACACCTGGATTAGAATCTGCTCAAAAAACTTTACGAAAAAATAGAGATTTATCATTATTAACTGGTGTACTTTTATATGTTTTGCAAATTGTTGAAGCTAGTGTTAATGCACACTTATTACAATTTGACACAGACGATAGCTTATCTGTAAAACCAGTAATAACTCCTGATCCTTTATTTATTGAAGCCCCAAAAGTTGGTTTAACACTAAAATATTCTTTTTAA
- the dapB gene encoding 4-hydroxy-tetrahydrodipicolinate reductase, with product MKIALLGYGRMGKEIEKIALQRGHQIVIKTSGKEVYDITKADVAIDFSIPSSAYDNISNCINNNTPVISGTTGWLDKYNDIVDLCNEKNGAFIYASNFSLGVNVFFELNKQLAKMMNTLEQYNVSIEEIHHTKKLDAPSGTAITLAEGVIENTNQKAWELDEKTSEENIPIKAIRTPNVPGTHTVTYNSEIDTIDIKHTAHNRQGFALGAVIAAEWLNNKTGVFTMRDVLNLG from the coding sequence ATGAAAATAGCCTTACTTGGTTATGGTAGAATGGGTAAAGAAATTGAAAAAATTGCTTTACAAAGAGGACATCAAATCGTTATAAAAACTTCTGGAAAAGAAGTGTATGATATTACAAAAGCTGATGTAGCAATAGACTTTAGCATTCCTTCTTCAGCATACGACAATATCAGCAATTGTATTAACAATAATACACCTGTTATTTCTGGAACTACTGGCTGGTTAGATAAGTACAACGATATTGTTGATTTATGTAATGAAAAAAACGGTGCTTTTATTTATGCCTCTAACTTTAGTTTAGGGGTTAATGTTTTCTTTGAACTAAACAAACAACTTGCTAAAATGATGAATACTTTAGAACAATATAATGTTTCTATTGAAGAGATTCATCATACTAAAAAGTTAGATGCTCCAAGCGGTACTGCAATTACATTGGCAGAAGGTGTTATTGAAAATACTAACCAAAAAGCTTGGGAATTAGACGAAAAAACATCAGAAGAAAATATTCCTATTAAAGCTATCAGAACTCCGAATGTTCCAGGTACTCACACCGTGACTTATAATTCTGAAATAGATACTATTGATATTAAACACACAGCTCATAATCGTCAAGGTTTTGCTTTAGGTGCTGTAATTGCTGCTGAGTGGTTAAATAATAAAACAGGTGTTTTTACTATGCGAGATGTGTTAAACTTAGGTTAA